The candidate division WOR-3 bacterium genomic interval AATTCAATTTTGTGGGAATAAAATTTAAAAGGGTAAAAAAGAAGAAATAAAAAGAATAACAGCTTTTTCACTTTTTTCTCTTATTAACCCCGTTTACAGTTATAACTACAATAGAAATTAATATCATAATAATACTCAATAGCTGAGAAAGTGTAATAAATTTTAAGACTAAAGCTTTCCCTGAATAAGATCGAAAGAAGTCTATTACAAATCTATGAAGGCCGTATAACCCTATAAATAAAGAAAAAAGAAAGCCGTTAAATATTTTTTTCTTTCTAATTTTCCAAAGTATTAAGAAGATTATAAAAAGATTTAAAGTAGAAATGAGTTGGGTTGGAATAACAGGAAGGCTACACTCAGCAGTAGAAGGAATTAAACCCTTTTGAACTTGATCCCAATATGCCGGAGGTAACCACCGAGAAGGGAAAGAGACTCCAATCCAACTATTTGTTATCCTTCCATAGCAACATCCATTAAGGAAACATCCAATTCTTCCTATAGAAATTGCTATTGCGACTCCTGGAGCCATTACATCCATAGTTTCAGGAAGATTTAACTTTGAGATCTTTACGAATAATAATCCTCCAATAAATCCTCCAATAAAACCACCATAAAATACCATTCCTCCTTCCCATAACTTAAAAATAGAGATAAAATCCGAACTAAAATCACACCAGTTTTCCCAAACATACCAAATTCTCGCTCCAATTAACATTCCAACAATTATCCATATTGAAAGAGATTGTAATACACTAGGTTCTATCTTCCTTTCTTTTCCTTCTTTCGTTATAAAGAACATCCCAACAAGATATCCAATAACAGCCATAAACCCATAAGCAGGGATTTTGAATTCTTTAATTACAAATAAATAACGATACATTTATTTTTCTCCATTTTTAATTTTTCTTAACTCGGAGCGTCTTATAAAAGTTTTACAGGGACATTTTTCTAAAGCGGGTTCTAAAGATATACTGTCTTTTACCTTTTTCCATTCTACTTTTGCAAGATTACCATCCATTTTTATTATATTGTCTGTAACTCTTACACAAAGTCCACAACCAATACAACCTCTCCTACATACTTCTTTAACAGTCTTAGCATCATCATAAGAACGACAAGCGAGATAAATGTCCATTTCTTTTGGGATAATTTCAAAAAGATTTCTTGGACAGGTCTTAACACAAATTCCGCAGGCTGTGCATTTTTCTTCTATTATATAAGGTAATCCATTTTTTCCCATTTTAATAGCTCCAAATGGGCAAGCTCTAAAACAATCTCCAAGTCCAAGACATCCATATTGACACCCTTTATCTCCACCCATCAAATTGAGTGCTTCACAAGTAGGTATCCCTTCATAAATTACAATCCTTTTTGCAGTTTCTACATCTCCAAGGCAACAAAGAACAGCCACCTCTCCTTTTTTACTAGCTTTTTTCTCTTCTTTTCCCAATATCTCTGCGATTTTATTTGCCACTTCTTCTCCACCTACTTTACAATCGTATAAATTATATTCTCCTTTTGCCACTCCTTCAGCAAAAAGAGCACATCCAGCAGCTCCACAAGCTCCACAATCAGCACCTGGTAATATGCTTAGAATTGCTTCTACTTTCTCATCCTTTTTGACTTTAAACTTTTCTGCACTGTAAATAAGAAAGCTTCCAAAGCCAAGAGCTAATAACCCAAGAGTTAAAACGGGTATCAATATTTCCATTTAAAACCTTCTCCTTTTTGAAAAATAAATAGAAAGACTATATTGTCAAGGGCAAAATTATGACTGACAACCCCCCAAAATTTTTGTGTCAAAAGTCGGAAATTTAGTATTTGTAAGGGTTTAGATTGTATTTTTTCAAAGAAAAGGTATTGAAAAAAACCTCCTTTCTGTATATTGAGAA includes:
- a CDS encoding RnfABCDGE type electron transport complex subunit B, which gives rise to MEILIPVLTLGLLALGFGSFLIYSAEKFKVKKDEKVEAILSILPGADCGACGAAGCALFAEGVAKGEYNLYDCKVGGEEVANKIAEILGKEEKKASKKGEVAVLCCLGDVETAKRIVIYEGIPTCEALNLMGGDKGCQYGCLGLGDCFRACPFGAIKMGKNGLPYIIEEKCTACGICVKTCPRNLFEIIPKEMDIYLACRSYDDAKTVKEVCRRGCIGCGLCVRVTDNIIKMDGNLAKVEWKKVKDSISLEPALEKCPCKTFIRRSELRKIKNGEK
- the lgt gene encoding prolipoprotein diacylglyceryl transferase, which gives rise to MYRYLFVIKEFKIPAYGFMAVIGYLVGMFFITKEGKERKIEPSVLQSLSIWIIVGMLIGARIWYVWENWCDFSSDFISIFKLWEGGMVFYGGFIGGFIGGLLFVKISKLNLPETMDVMAPGVAIAISIGRIGCFLNGCCYGRITNSWIGVSFPSRWLPPAYWDQVQKGLIPSTAECSLPVIPTQLISTLNLFIIFLILWKIRKKKIFNGFLFSLFIGLYGLHRFVIDFFRSYSGKALVLKFITLSQLLSIIMILISIVVITVNGVNKRKK